One region of Zingiber officinale cultivar Zhangliang chromosome 7B, Zo_v1.1, whole genome shotgun sequence genomic DNA includes:
- the LOC122004218 gene encoding putative WUSCHEL-related homeobox 2: protein MASGGSTRRWCPTPEQVLLLEEMYRSGVRTPNAAQIQQITARLSCYGRIEGKNVFYWFQNHKARERQKLRRRLSRHYHRLLCCQRSSFFNPPPSLITTHHALQHCPTLTSTFLNQIDEWCCRRQIMEG from the exons ATGGCTTCGGGGGGATCAACGAGGAGGTGGTGCCCGACGCCGGAGCAGGTGTTGCTGCTGGAGGAGATGTACCGGAGCGGCGTCCGCACGCCCAACGCCGCCCAGATCCAGCAAATCACGGCCCGGCTCTCCTGCTACGGCAGGATAGAGGGCAAGAACGTGTTCTACTGGTTCCAGAACCACAAGGCCCGGGAGAGGCAGAAGCTCCGGCGAAGGCTCAGCCGCCACTACCACCGCCTCCTCTGCTGCCAGCGCTCCTCCTTCTTCAATCCACCTCCTTCTCTGATCACTACCCATCATGCGCTGCAACATTGTCCCACTCTTACTTCGACATTCCTCAACCAG ATTGATGAGTGGTGTTGCAGGAGGCAAATAATGGAGGGATGA